The nucleotide window AGGTCAATGCCGACCTGAAGCTCCGAAGGATTGAGCCCTGCCAGCCATTCGTCGAGGAGCAGCACTTCCGGTTCCCCTGCAAGTGCGCGGGCGAGTTCCAGGCGCTTCTGGTCGATATAGGTGAGGGCGGATACCGGAACAGCGGCTTTGTCCGCGAGACCGACCCGTTCGAGCAGATCCGTCGCGAACACATCCGCCTCACGTCCCCAACGCCGCTTGTGACCGAAGACGGCTCCCGCTACCGCGTTCTCAAGGACAGAGAGTGCGGGCAGGATCCGGACCAGCTGGAATGTGCGGGAGATCCCGAGCCGCGCTGTCTCGTGCGGCCGGGCAGCGGTCAGATCATGGCCTTCGAGCGAAACCGATCCGGAGGTCGCCCGGAGGGCGCCTGAAATCAGATTGATCGTGGTGGACTTGCCTGAGCCGTTGGGGCCGATCACCCCCATGACCTCATGCTCGCGAACATCGAACGAGAGATCGTTGACGGCGATCAGGCCGCCGAAGCGCTTCGTCAGTCCGCGCACTTCGAGGATGGTCTCGCCCGGTGTCATGGCGCGCTCCGCTTGCCGAGTTTCTCGATGAGGCCGGTTACACCGTCGGGGATCAGATAGACGATGAGCAGGAAGGCCAGGCCGAGCACCATGGTCGTCGCGCTCGGGAAGGATGCGGAGACCACTTCCCAGAGCAGGGTGAAGGGGATAACCCCCAAAAGCGGGCCATAGAGGCGCCGGGTGCCGCCCAGCAAAGCCATGATCACGACGAGGAAGCTCAGCTCCGGGGAAAACACAACATTCGGCTCGATATAGTAATAGCGCGGCGCGACAATGGCGCCGACGAGAGCGGCGAAGAACCCTGTCGTCATGAAAAGCAGGACCTTCGTTCGCGCCGTGTCGATCCCGACATGCCGCGCGACTTCCTCGTCATTGCCGAGAATGCGGAGTGCGAAGCCCATGCGCGAGCGGCCGAGACGCCAGCCGAATAGGAAGACCGCAAGCGTGACGGCGAGGAGCATCCAGTAGATGTGCCGCTCCTCGAGTTCGGTCAGGACATAGAGCCCTTTGGAGCCGAGGAAATTGTTCTGCACCCAGCTCACGAGGTTGCGGATCATCTCCGCCAGCCCGAGCGTGAAAATCACGAAATAGACGCCGGAAAGGCGCAGGGTGGCGATACCGATCGCGCCCGCCAGCAGCGCGGCAAGGAAGGGGGCAATGGCCATCATGGTCCAGATGGAGGTGCCGAAATCGCTCATCCCCGTGGCGACCAGGTATCCGCCGATACCGTAGAAGGCACCCGTCGACAGGGCGATGTAGTGAGTCGGCCCGGAGAACAGGGCCCAACTGGTGGCAAGCGCCGTGTACATCATGATGGTGACGGCGATGGAGAGCCAGTAGCCGTCGACCAGAAAGGGCAGGGCGGCTACTGCGAGCAAGGCCAGCAGGATCGTGCCGCCGCGAAGGATATCCGGCATCAGGCGTTCCCCTGTCCGAAAAGGCCTTGCGGCCGGAAGAGCAGGACGGCGAGGAAAATCGCGTAGGCGGCAACCAGGGTAAGGCCCGGGTCGATGATCGTGGCGACGGCGGTTTCGACGAGCCCGAGGATCAGGGCTGCGATGATCGCGCCCCTGATGTCGCCCACGCCTCCCATGATGACGATGATCAGTGCTTTCATGGTGAAGATGACGCCGGACGACGCATCCAGCGTCACGAAAGTAGAGATCAGGCACCCGCCGAGTGCGGTCACCGCACCGCCGAGGGCAAAGGCGAAGGCCGAGATCCTGTCCACATCGATCCCGACCAGCCCTGCGGCTTCCGGTGAGACCGCGACAGCGCGCACAGCCATGCCGGGGCGGGATCTGTTCAGCCAGACATAGAGCGCGCCTCCGATGGCGGCGGCAATGAGCGCCGCCACCAGGCGGTTGGCGGCAACAGTTGTCCCGAGCATATGCACGGGGGTGGCAAGGAAGGAATAGGTGAAGTACTCGGCACGCAAGCTGACCATGACCCCGACAAGGAAGAAGCTGATACCAAAGGTCGCGAGGATTGAATCCACCTCCAGCTGGCCACGGGATTTGGCACGTCTGACCAGGGGACGCAGCAGCAGCCGGTACATTGCCCAGCTGCCGATGAAGGCTAGCGGGGCGACAATGACCAGCGTCAGGAGAGGGCTGAGGCCGAAGCTGACAAAGGCCCAGAACGCCGCGAGGCCGCCGAGGATCAGGATCTCGCCATTTGCGAGGTTCATGATCCGCGCGACCCCGTATTGCAGGTTCAGTCCCATCGCGACCAGCGCATAGGCTCCGCCGAGCAGCAAGCCGGAGATCACAACGTCCATCTAGGTTTCATTCCCGGGATATGAGCCTGGAAAAAATGGGCCGGCCCGAAGCACCGAAAGCCGGCCCAGGGCAGGTTACTTCCAGCCCTTTTTCGCGACCGGTGCGACGCTGTCGCCCATGCCGGTATCGGCGACGGCGACAAACTGTCCGCCCCGCCACTGGCCAACCGACCAGTACCGTTCGGAATTATTGTGCTTGTCGAACCTGATGGTGCCGATCACGGTCTCGAACGCGTTGGTCTTGATGTGCTGGGTAACGGCTTCGCGGTCGACCTTGCCGACGCCCTCGATAGCCTGCTCCAGCACTTGCAGGGCGGAGTAATAGGTGGCGGATGCCCAGTAGTCCGGAGCCTTTCCCGTCACGTCCTGATGCCTTTTGCGGTAGGCCTTCATGGCGTCGGTATTGGGGTTCACGCCACCGGCGCCGAGATTGCCTTCAATGGCGTTGCCGAACTTCCCGCCATATGCCGGGAAGGCCGTGGCGACGGCTGTGTAGAAGGCCTTCACGTCGAGATCCTCGATGATGGCCTGCTCGGTCAGCGCGAAGCTGTCGGGCGGATAGGACCATGCGACGAAGGCATCCGGGGCAGCCGCTTTCGCGCCTTTCATGACCGGTGAGAGATCCGGTGTGCCAAGCGGATAAGACTTGTCGTAGACAATATTGAAGCCCGCTTCCTTGAACTTTTCCCGGGCAACGCCCGCGAGCTCGATGCCGAAGGCGTCGGCCACGTTAACCATGGCAACCTTGTCGCCGATCACGCCTTTGCTCTGCAGGGTCTTCAGCGTGTTCGTGACGCCTTCGACAAAGCCGCTCGTCGATCCGAGCGTGAAGAACATGTTGGGGAACTTCGCGGTCAGCTCGTGGATTTCGTCGGTAATCGCCGTGACCGCGACCAATGGATATTTGTAGCGCGCATAGATCGGCGCGGCGGCAATGTTGAAGCCGGTTCCGTAGGGCGCGATCATGAAATCGACTTCGTCCTGGGAGGCGAGGCGCTGGACCGCCTTGATATGCTCGGCCGGATTGGTCTTGTCGTCATATTGAACGATCTCGACCGGACGGCGCTTGCCGTCCACCATCAAGCCGCCGCGTCCGTTCACCTCTTCGACCCAGAGCTGCACATTTGGAAGATGGGTAACCGCCTCGCCACCCGCCAGCGGGCCGGAGAGATGCGCGACCATTCCGAATTTGATCGGTTCCTGGGCCTGCGGGGCCTCAGCAAACGCGAAACTCAACGCGACCGCAGCCGATGCGATCGCGAAATTGCGTCGATTCATGATTGTCCTCCCTTGGTTGCAGCTCTTTTTCGCGGCTGCTCCAAAATGAATCCATAATGCAGCGTTCAAGGCAAGGAAATGCTGATTCCAAGTTCGAATTGGAAATAAATCCAAAATTATGTATCCATTGTTGATGTGATGAAGTGTTGCCGCGCCGTAACCGGAAGCGGCGTGAGGAGGTCCGGGTGAACCATTTGATGCGCTCTTCAGCCGATGAAGGCTCCGCGGACAAGCGTGTTCTGTCGGCGCTGCGCCGTATGGTCATCGACGGAACGCTGCCGGAAGGCACCAAGATTTCAGAAGTGATTGCTGCCGAGATGTTCGGCGTTTCCCGCACGCCTGCACGCCTTGCGCTCCGCGCGCTTGAGGTCGAGGGACTTATCCGTAAGCGCGAGGGCCGGGGGTTCACCGTCCAGGAGTTCAATCTCGGCGATATCAAGAAGGCTTACGAAGTACGCGGTGTCCTCGAAGGGTTGTCTGCGGGGACGATGGCGAAAATCGGTATATCCGAGACGGCCGATGCCAGGTTGCAGGAAGCCGTCGACGCAATGGCCATCGCTCTCGATGCGGACATGGATCCGTCGGGTAAGGCGCTCGACTATCAGGACGGCAATGTCGCCTTTCACGAAACCATCATGAAAGATTGCGGCAATCCCTATGTCGCTTTCACTTTCAGCCGGATGGAGACGCTGCCGATGATCAAGCTGGGCACCGTCGTCTTCAGTGAAGAGAATTCCGAGGCCGATCTGATGCGCCTGCGTCTTGGCAATATGCAGCACAAGCTGATCCTCGATGCGATCCGGACCCGCGATCCGCAACGTGCCGAATCGATGATGCGTGAGCATGCGAACCAGACACTGGTTTATACGGATCTCTTCTCGGCACCGCGCTGAGGCTACGCGACGGAACTGCGTCTCCACACGTTGAGCTGACTGGATGTTTCGCATCGTGGTGGAGTAATCTGTCCAGCCCGTTCTCTCCAATCATCCTCAAGGCTTTTCATGACCGATATTCTGTTTCTTCCCGGCTTTATGTGCGATCAGCATCTTTGGGACGATGCCCGAAGCGGTCTGGAGCAGCTCGGGGCCTTGCATTTCGGGGACCTCACCCGGGACCGGACATTCGAAGCTATGGCGGAGCGCGTTCTGGCCGGAGCGCCGGAGCGTTTTTCCCTGGTTGGTTTTTCCATGGGGGGATTTGTCGCCCGGGAGATCGCGCTGATGGCGCCGGAGCGCGTCGAGCGTCTGGCATTGCTCAACACGAGCGCACGGGGGGACAGTCCCGAACAGGCAGCCCGCAAGGCTGGTCTTGCCAAAGCGGCTGAAGGTCGCGGATTTCGGGGGCTTTCGCGTCACTCCATCCTCTCGTCCCTCCACCCGCAACGTCAGGGGGACGAGGGGCTTGTCGGAAAGATCCGGGAAATGGCCGACCGGATAGGCAAGGACGGGTTTGTGAACCAGATTGGTGTGGTGCGCCGGGACGGTCATGATCTGCTTCCCCGGATTTCCTGCCCGACGTTGGTCGTCTGGTCCCGGCAGGATGTCTTGCGAAGTCTGCACGAGGCGCAGGAGCTTGCGGACGGTATTCCGGGCGCCAGGCTTGAGATCGTCGAGGAGTGCGGTCACATGTTGCCGCTAGAGGCGCCGGAAGAGATGGTTCAGTTGCTGGCCGATTGGCTTGAGCACGCGGACTGAGTCGTGACGATGAGCGACTGTCTATTCGCTAATTGGTGTGGGTAGTAGTGCATCAAAGTCGCAAATCAGTTGTTCCAGAGTCGAAAGCGAGAAGAGGCGACAGACAGCCGGGATGTGCCTCTGACGCGCGCTAAACCTGACTGTTTGATGATCGCCGGATGATCTGTGGGCGCTCCTTTATTCAGCGCAATTGACGAATTGCTGTCCAATTGGTCGGTTTCAACAATACGTGATCGCACGGGCCTTGAAATTGTCATATTAAGGGCAAAACTACTCGGTGTAGTTTTGCCCTATCGGAATATGACATGCCCCGGATTGTCTGGCTCGCATCCTATCCCAAATCTGGGAATACGTGGATGCGTGCGTTTTTGGCGAATTATCTCATTGGACAGCAGGGGCCGGTTTCCATCGAGGACTTGCGCGCGTTTTCCCTGAGCGATGTCCGCCCGCGTTTCTATGCGGAAGTCCTTTCCAAGTCCGTGCAGGATATGACCGCTGAAGAAAGCGTAGCGTTACGCCCGCAGGCACAGCAACGTCTCGCCGCCGCGCGTGAGCACGATCATTTCGTCAAAACACACTCACGTTTCGGCATGCTTAACGGCACGCCTCTTATCGAGCGCTCGGTTTCTGCTGGTGCCGTTTATATCATTCGGAATCCGGCCGACATCGTGCCGTCATTTGCCAGCCATATGGGCGTGGACGCCGATGCGGCCATCGAGATCATGGCTGATCGTGACCACGCGACGGTAGAGGCCGACGTCAAGATCCTGACCCATATTGGCCGATGGGGAGAGCATGCGGAAAGCTGGATAGACGGAAGCCATTCTCTCCCGGTCTGCGTGGTGAGATACGAAGATCTATACGCCAACCCGGAGAAGGCTTTTGGGCAGGTTCTCAAAGTGCTTGGATTGCCGTTTGATCCGGAACGGTTGACGCGGTCAGTTAGGCATTCCTCCTTCGAAGAACTCAGGCGGCAGGAAGAGGAGAAAGGTTTCTCCGAACGTCCGCCGCATATGCAGCGCTTTTTCCGCTCCGGCGGCAGCGGCGAGGGGCAGCGTTCGCTCAGCGAGCAACAGCTCGGACGTCTCGCCAGAGATCATGGACCAGTGATGAAGCGGTTCGGGTACCTGTCTTAACGGAGAATCCACTGGGTCGATACGGATAAAAAAACGGCCGCATCGGTTGGATGCGGCCGCTCTTTTAGGATGTCTGGAAAGTTATTCGGCGGCTTCTGCCGGCCAGCCGGAGACTGCCTTCACTTCCAGGAATTCGATGAGGCCGTACTCGCCGCCCTCACGACCGTTGCCGGACTGTTTGTAGCCACCGAACGGGCTACCCGGCGCGCGACCGGCACCGTTCATCTGGACCATGCCGGCACGGAGTTGACGGGCGAGGCGCTTGGCTCGCTCCGGGTCACCGGTCTGCACATAGGAGGTCAGGCCGTACGGCGTATCGTTGGCGATCCGGACCGCGTCTGCTTCGTCTTCGAAGGACATGATCGAGAGCACCGGGCCGAAGATTTCTTCCCGGGCAATAGTCATGTCTTCTTTCACGTCTGCAAAGACGGTCGGCTTCACGTAGTAGCCGCGGTTGAGGCCATCCGGACGGCCGAGGCCGCCTGCGAGGAGGGTAGCGCCTTCCTTGATGCCGGATTCGATTAAACCCTGGATCTTGTCGAACTGGGCCTGGGAGACTACCGGGCCAATCTGACGGCCTTCCTGGGTCGGATCACCCACTTCCTGCGCCTCGGCAACGGACTTGGCGACTTCGACCGCTTCGCCATAGACGGATTTTTCGACAATCATCCGGCTCGGCGCGTTGCAGCTCTGGCCGCTATTGTTGAACATGTGCAGCACACCGCGCTTCACGGCCTTGGCAACGTCGGTGTCAGCAAAAACCAAATTCGGTCCCTTGCCGCCGAGTTCAAGCGAAACGCGCTTGACCGTATCGGCAGAAGACTTGGTCACGGCGATGCCGGCCCGGGTGGAGCCGGTGAAGCTCATCATGTCGATGTCGGGATGCTTGCTCATCGCTTCACCGACGGTCGGGCCGTCGCCGTTGACGAGATTGAACACACCGGCCGGGAAGCCTGCCTGCTCCATGAACTCGGCGAAGAGCAGGGAAGACATCGGCGCGATTTCAGACGGCTTCAGCACCACGGTGCAGCCAACGCCGACTGCCGGGATGACCTTCAGGGTCACCTGGTTCATCGGCCAGTTCCACGGCGTGATCAGACCGCAGACGCCGATCGGCTCATGCATGATGTATTCGGTCTGGAACTTCTCATTCAGAGGATGCTCGAAGGTGAATGCCTTCAGCGCCCGGATGAAGGCCTTGATATGGCCCAGGCCGGCAGCTGCCTGCTGGGTGCTGGCGATGTTTTTCGGCGCGCCCATCTCGTTGGAGATCGCGGTCGCCATCTCCTCGATGCGCTCCTGGTATATCTCGGCCAGCTTTTCTACATAGCCGACGCGCACGTCGTGGGGCGTGGTGCTCCAGGTCGCGAAAGCGCTCTTGGCGGCTGCGACGGCCTTATTCACATCGGCTTCGCTGCCGAGGGAAATCGTCGCGAAAGGGGTTTCGTTGGCCGGGTTGATGACCTCGAAGTCATTTGCGCTGGCCGGCGCTACCCATTTTCCGTCGATAAAGAAATCGGTCTTGCGTTCCATTTGATCCTCCCGCGGCATTTTGGTCGATCCGCGCGCTCGCTCAGTGAATGTTGGCCCGTCTCAGGAATGGGCGACTCTATAGCCGCATTTGGGTAGAGATACGGACCGGTACAAGGAGCCTCTCCAGAACGAGGCATGGTTCCCATTAGCCCATGAAATTGTTCGGTGCAACATGCGCAAACGGCACCAGACCAATTGAACCATTATGGAAGCACTTGTGAGGCTTTCATTCGAAGAATCATATTGTTGCACCGCAAAATCTCGGTCTAGAGTTCCTGACCAGTTGTTTGGAGCTTCTGTTCTCCGAACATTTCGCTGCTGCGAGATAGGGTCGCGTCCTGCGGCCTGCTCGTGGTGCTCAGCCGATATAGCGCCCGCGGGGATGGGCGTTATCGAGAACGAAACGGCGGGCAGGCGTCTCAAAAACAAGGAGGCTGACTATGAACTTCATGAAAATTGCAGCAATCGGCGCAGTCGCCGCGATGGCATTATCCGGAAGTGTTGAAGCAAAGACCTACAAGGTCGCGCTTGACGGAACCTTTGCTCCGCATGCCATGCCGAAACTCTCCGGTGGTGTTGAAGGCTTCAATGTCGATTTCGCCGAAGCGCTCGGAAAACGTCTTGGTGCCGAGATGGATATCACTGCTGCCCAGTGGTCGGGACTGCTTCCAGGCATGCAGGCCGGGACGTATGACTTTCTCGTTGCGCCAACCACGCTGACCGAAGAACGGTCCAAGAGCATGCTGTTCAGCGAAGGCTATCTCGACACGGATTTCCAGTTCGTGGTCAAGAAAGGATCGCCCAAGATCGAGTCGCTGAAGGAGTTCGCCGGTAAGGTGATCGCGGTGAACAAAGGGTCTGCTTATGATCAGTGGGCCCGGGGGCTGGAGAGTGATATCGGCTGGAAAGTCGAATCCTACGGCACCCAGACCGATGCCGTTCAGGCTGTTATCTCCGGGCGCGCGTTCGCCAACGTAGCGGGTAATACGGGCGTTGCCTGGGCGGTGAAGAAAAACCCGCTGATCGAGCTCTCCTACCTGCATTCCACCGGTAAGGTGTTCTCCGTGCCGTTCCGCAAGGATAGCGTGGAGTTGCGCAACAAGGTGGATGCGGCAATCGAGTGCATGAAACTCGACGGAACGCTGGTGAAACTGAGCGAGAAATGGTTCGGCGTGACGCCTGCGGCTGGTTCCTCGGCTGTAACTGTCCGGCCCGGATATGGCGAGCCCGGTTTCGAGGGCTACGATCCGACTGCGCATACGCCGTCCTGTAGCTGATAAGTCACTTTGTCACGGCGGCGCCTGCGAGATGCTGCGCGCCGCCGTGATGCGTTCCAATACCTGTAGAAAGATATCCCGACTATGGCAGCGATCCTCGAGGCGCGCGGTCTCTGGAAGTCATTCGGCGACTTCGATGCCTTGAAAGGTGTCGACTTTACCCTGAACACAGGTGAGCTGGTCTTCGTTATCGGGCCGTCCGGGTCCGGCAAGAGCACCATGCTGAGATGTTTCAACCGGCTGGAGGAGCCGACCGAGGGCTCCGTCATGTTCGATGGTGTCAATCTGATGGACCGGTCAGTGGACATCAATCTGATGCGCCGCCGCCTCGGCATGGTTTTCCAGCAGTTCAACCTCTATCCGCATCTGACAGCGCGGGACAATGTCACGCTGGCCCTGCGCAAGGTGCTCGGCAAGGCACGCGCGGAAGCGAATGAGATCGCCGAAGCCATGCTGGACAGGGTCGGTCTGGGCGACAAGGCCGACTCCCATCCAGGAGAGCTGTCCGGCGGGCAACAACAGCGCGTGGCCATTGCCCGTGCTTTGGCGCTTGAGCCGACCGTCATGCTGTTCGACGAGCCCACGAGCGCGCTCGATCCCGAATTGGTCGGCAGCGTCCTGCAGGTCATGCAACAGCTTCGGGAAGCCGGCATGACGATGGTTGTGGTAAGCCACGAGATGCGTTTTGCCCGCGCGGCCGCTGACCGGGTGATCTTCATGGCGGACGGGCAAATTCTGGAAGAGGGGACGCCGGACAAGATCTTCGAATCTCCTGAACACGCCCGGACCCGTGAATTCATGCAAGAGATCGATCAATGAGCACCGCGCCGGAAGCCGGCACGTGGGCCCACTTCATTGAAACCTTTTTCAGGCCGGATCTGATCGACCAATATGCGGGTGCGATCGGTGATGGTGTCATCGTCACCTGCGAGATCGCCCTGCTTGTGGTCGTGTGCGGGCTGGCGCTGGGTATGGCGCTGGCGATCGTGCGGGCTTACCGGATAACGGCACTTTCCCTGATCATCGTCGGCGTGGTCGACCTGCTGCGGTCGCTTCCGCCCCTTGTCATCATTCTGCTGATGTATTTCGGCTTGCCGACGGTCGGTCTGACTCTCTCCGGGTTTTTTGTCCTCTGGCTGGTCCTAACGCTGGTGCTCGCAGCCTTTGCAGAGGAGATTTTCTGGGCCGGTATTCTCTCTGTTCGCAAGGGGCAATGGGAAGCGGCACGGTCGACCGGACTCGGGTTCAATCAGTGCCTGATCTATGTGGTCGTACCCCAGGCCATCCGCATGACGGTCGCGCCGCTCACAAACCGGACAATCGCAATCACCAAGAATACGGCCCTTGGTACCGTTATCGGGGTTGGAGAGATCCTGAACGAGGCATCGACGGCGCAATCCTTCTCCGGCAGCGCGACGCCGCTGATGATGGGGGCGATTGCCTACATTCTGCTTTTCATTCCGGTTGTTATCGTCGGTCGATGGATCGAGACGCGGTTCCAGTGGAGGCGTGCCTGACATGGATTTGCTGATTTTCAACTTCTTCAATTTCGAGATCATGGCGGAAGCCTTTCCGCTGCTGCTGCGCGGTGTCGGTCAGACCCTTCTGCTCTGCCTGGCGGTGATCCCGCTCGGGTTACTTGGAGGCCTGGTCGTCGCTCTTGCTGCCCGCACCCGGAGACGGGTGCTGCGGTATGCGGTTATTGCGTTCATCGATCTGTTTCGCGCGGTTCCGCCGCTTGTGCTGCTGATCTTCGTCTATGCCGGATTGCCATTTGCGGGCATTGATATCTCGCCTTTCGCCGCAGTGTGCATCGCCTTCCTGCTGAACAACTCGGCCTACTTCGCGGAAATCTTCCGTGCCGGCATCGAGAGTATCGGTGCCGGGCAAACGGAGGCAGCGCGGTCAACCGGGCTGGGACCGTTGCAGACCATGGCTTACGTGGTGCTGCCGCAGGCGACACGGAACGTGCTTCCGGATCTGCTCAGCAACAGCATTGAGGTCGTGAAACTGACATCGATCGCCAGTGTCGTCTCGTTTCAGGAATTGCTGTATTCGGCCGATATGGCGCGGTCCCTGACCTACAATTCCTCACCACTCGTCATGGCAGCTGCGATGTATCTGGTGATCCTTTGGCCGGTGGTTCGTATTCTCAGCCGGATGGAGCATCGGGTCGGTCAATAAGACCGGGTCTCGTTCCTGGAGCGTTTTATCAGCGGGTCGTGAGACCGGCGCGCTCGAGGCAATGTTTCATATGGAAATAGTCTGCTGGATTGCGAAAGGGCTGTACCGACAGGAACCAGCGCGAAATGTCGCCGGGCAGAGGAGGTACATCGCCGGTCCAGTTCTCGCGTGCCGTGGCGAGGAACCTCCGGGCTTCGCGCTCCGCCGCGCGGTCGTTACTGAGTTGGGCAAAGGCCACGGCTGACCAGGCCTGAGGATAAAATGCGCCCTCGTTTGCTTTTGCCGCCGCCCAGAGTGTTCCCGGATAATCTCGGCAAATGAAACGGCAGGCCGCTTCAATGGACCAGTGTAGCGACTGGTAGACGAAGCCGGATTCCTGCAGATGATCCAGCCGGCGCAGAGCCTCTTCGGTTTCTCCGCAATAGGCCAGGCCCAGGGCTGAGGAAACGGCGACGCCAATATCGTTCTCATTGAGGGTTTCGGCGATGCCGAAGCAGAGGGCGGCCCGTTCGAATTCCCCGGCCAGGATATTGGCCCAGCCGGAGGCCTGGTAACTCTTTGCGTCTCTTGGGCCAAGTTCTACCGAGCGTTTTGCATGGTCGAGAGCCAAAACCGAGAGGCCAGGCTCGTCCCGGAATCCAGGATAAACGAACCGCTTCAGACTGGCGCAGAATGAAAGACTGGAATGTCCTGGTGCGAAGTCTGGCTGGTCCTGGAGCACCGACGTAAAGATTTCCTCGGCCTCGGCCCAGCCGGTCGGGGCCCAGAGATGAACCAGCCGGCGGCCTTGCATCCATCTGTCGAAGACGGGGGGGGACTGGCTCGGCTCCTCGCGTTTGGCGGGCAGCCGGTGGGTCGCGACATGGGTATTGATGGCTATGGCGAGCTTCTGAACGAGCTGCCGGAGCGTCCGCGGCCAGGTATCCAGGCTTGCCGGGTTTTCTTCGCTCCAGAGTATGGTGTCATTGCTGGCGTCACGGACCGAAATCACGACATAGAGAATTGTATCTTTAACGTAGGTATCGCCCGAAATTCTGAAGACCGGACTCGTCGGAAGCACAACTCTCTGGCGCTCTGCGCGTTCGCCATCGAGCACCAGCCATTCCCTGAATTTGAGGAGACTGGACATGAATTGGTGCCGGAAAGCGCGGGCCATGAATTTCAGTGGGTCTGGAACGCCTGCATAACTGAATGATTCGACAATCAGACGCGGACTTCCCGACGGGTCGGGCCTGGATGATCTGGCGTCAGGTTTACCGTCCGTCTCGTCCGCACCGCTCTTGATCAGCGCGACGAGCGCTTTGGTTTCGTCTGACGGCTCCATGTCATAGTCGTTCTCAAGCAGCGACCAGAGGCGGTTGTAGCGCTTCAGGGCAGAG belongs to Nisaea sp. and includes:
- a CDS encoding BTAD domain-containing putative transcriptional regulator, which translates into the protein MIKQDDALSGNMVDAPYHSTEQSKPVGSASAYPKAGPPSDLIKVSLLGGFLIEAPGGKVYLPSRKAQAILAYLMLLPSQKATRESIAGLLWSGATEDLARASLRQALRRLNQYFDAVGIVGIDATRSEVRLNKRTFETDLWAVLENDADAPVHPILLQRSDISASLLLGFEDLDEAFNSWVLTQRQNLNDRLVASLELRLAQPSRGSGHDATQMTKNAALALSNLDPTHEGACRELMLQHVHAGDIGSALKRYNRLWSLLENDYDMEPSDETKALVALIKSGADETDGKPDARSSRPDPSGSPRLIVESFSYAGVPDPLKFMARAFRHQFMSSLLKFREWLVLDGERAERQRVVLPTSPVFRISGDTYVKDTILYVVISVRDASNDTILWSEENPASLDTWPRTLRQLVQKLAIAINTHVATHRLPAKREEPSQSPPVFDRWMQGRRLVHLWAPTGWAEAEEIFTSVLQDQPDFAPGHSSLSFCASLKRFVYPGFRDEPGLSVLALDHAKRSVELGPRDAKSYQASGWANILAGEFERAALCFGIAETLNENDIGVAVSSALGLAYCGETEEALRRLDHLQESGFVYQSLHWSIEAACRFICRDYPGTLWAAAKANEGAFYPQAWSAVAFAQLSNDRAAEREARRFLATARENWTGDVPPLPGDISRWFLSVQPFRNPADYFHMKHCLERAGLTTR
- a CDS encoding transporter substrate-binding domain-containing protein, with translation MNFMKIAAIGAVAAMALSGSVEAKTYKVALDGTFAPHAMPKLSGGVEGFNVDFAEALGKRLGAEMDITAAQWSGLLPGMQAGTYDFLVAPTTLTEERSKSMLFSEGYLDTDFQFVVKKGSPKIESLKEFAGKVIAVNKGSAYDQWARGLESDIGWKVESYGTQTDAVQAVISGRAFANVAGNTGVAWAVKKNPLIELSYLHSTGKVFSVPFRKDSVELRNKVDAAIECMKLDGTLVKLSEKWFGVTPAAGSSAVTVRPGYGEPGFEGYDPTAHTPSCS
- a CDS encoding amino acid ABC transporter permease; its protein translation is MSTAPEAGTWAHFIETFFRPDLIDQYAGAIGDGVIVTCEIALLVVVCGLALGMALAIVRAYRITALSLIIVGVVDLLRSLPPLVIILLMYFGLPTVGLTLSGFFVLWLVLTLVLAAFAEEIFWAGILSVRKGQWEAARSTGLGFNQCLIYVVVPQAIRMTVAPLTNRTIAITKNTALGTVIGVGEILNEASTAQSFSGSATPLMMGAIAYILLFIPVVIVGRWIETRFQWRRA
- a CDS encoding amino acid ABC transporter ATP-binding protein — encoded protein: MLEARGLWKSFGDFDALKGVDFTLNTGELVFVIGPSGSGKSTMLRCFNRLEEPTEGSVMFDGVNLMDRSVDINLMRRRLGMVFQQFNLYPHLTARDNVTLALRKVLGKARAEANEIAEAMLDRVGLGDKADSHPGELSGGQQQRVAIARALALEPTVMLFDEPTSALDPELVGSVLQVMQQLREAGMTMVVVSHEMRFARAAADRVIFMADGQILEEGTPDKIFESPEHARTREFMQEIDQ
- a CDS encoding amino acid ABC transporter permease, whose protein sequence is MDLLIFNFFNFEIMAEAFPLLLRGVGQTLLLCLAVIPLGLLGGLVVALAARTRRRVLRYAVIAFIDLFRAVPPLVLLIFVYAGLPFAGIDISPFAAVCIAFLLNNSAYFAEIFRAGIESIGAGQTEAARSTGLGPLQTMAYVVLPQATRNVLPDLLSNSIEVVKLTSIASVVSFQELLYSADMARSLTYNSSPLVMAAAMYLVILWPVVRILSRMEHRVGQ